A region of Ornithorhynchus anatinus isolate Pmale09 chromosome 5, mOrnAna1.pri.v4, whole genome shotgun sequence DNA encodes the following proteins:
- the LOC100093050 gene encoding ADP-ribosylation factor 6-like produces the protein MGKMLSKIFGNKEMRILMLGLDAAGKTTILYKLKLGQSVTTIPTVGFNVETVTYKNVKFNVWDVGGQDKIRPLWRHYYTGTQGLVFVVDCADRDRVDEARQELHRIINDREMRDAIVLVFANKQDLPDAMKPHEVQEKLGLTRVRDRNWYVQPSCATTGEGLCEGLMWLTSNYKS, from the coding sequence ATGGGGAAGATGCTGTCCAAGATCTTCGGCAACAAGGAGATGCGCATCCTGATGCTGGGCCTGGACGCGGCCGGGAAGACCACCATCCTCTACAAGCTGAAGCTGGGCCAGTCGGTCACCACCATCCCCACCGTGGGCTTCAACGTGGAGACGGTCACCTACAAGAACGTCAAGTTCAACGTGTGGGACGTGGGGGGCCAGGACAAGATCCGCCCGCTGTGGCGGCACTACTACACGGGCACGCAGGGCCTGGTGTTCGTGGTGGACTGCGCCGACCGGGACCGCGTGGACGAGGCCCGCCAGGAGCTGCACCGCATCATCAACGACCGGGAGATGCGGGACGCCATCGTCCTGGTCTTCGCCAACAAGCAGGACCTGCCGGACGCCATGAAGCCCCACGAGGTCCAGGAGAAGCTGGGCCTGACCCGGGTCCGGGACCGGAACTGGTACGTCCAGCCGTCGTGCGCCACCACCGGCGAGGGGCTCTGTGAGGGGCTCATGTGGCTGACGTCCAACTACAAGTCTTAA